A genome region from Candidatus Zixiibacteriota bacterium includes the following:
- a CDS encoding response regulator, producing MPDKIKLLIVDDEVKFLDSIARRLELRGFDVTKAINGMEAIEATRKDKFDLALLDLKMPGMDGKEVLEILKKEHKFLEVIILTGHGSMDSAVECTKLGAFSYLPKPYELEKLLEILEQAYKARLEKKFRLDEVRMQKLAKLAAGSSALGILREMQKLDDEEK from the coding sequence ATGCCTGACAAGATCAAGCTCCTTATAGTCGATGATGAAGTTAAATTCCTGGATTCGATTGCCCGGCGTTTGGAACTCCGGGGATTTGATGTCACCAAGGCGATTAATGGAATGGAGGCCATTGAAGCTACCAGGAAAGACAAGTTTGACCTGGCCCTGCTCGATCTTAAAATGCCGGGAATGGATGGTAAAGAGGTGCTCGAAATCCTTAAGAAGGAACATAAATTTCTCGAGGTCATCATTCTGACCGGCCACGGGTCGATGGATTCGGCCGTTGAATGTACCAAGCTGGGGGCTTTCAGCTATCTGCCCAAACCCTACGAACTGGAAAAACTTCTGGAAATTCTGGAGCAGGCCTACAAAGCCCGGCTGGAGAAAAAATTCAGGCTCGACGAGGTGCGTATGCAAAAGCTGGCCAAACTGGCCGCCGGTTCGAGCGCCCTGGGCATTCTGCGCGAGATGCAGAAACTTGATGATGAAGAGAAGTGA
- a CDS encoding nitroreductase family protein has translation MTKLYKDSGIQIINQRRPGYVIDPIFINRWSPRAFDPEPLDDNIIRSLFEAARWSPSCYNEQPWLFCYATSPDDLRRYRSVLSEFNQIWTATAPVVGFILARRRFGKNNKSNHWAEFDCGAAWMAMTLQARMLGLYTHAMAGFDTEKASQTLNISPDDYRVIAAFAIGRYGDREKLDDDMKKSEQPNDRKPLTEIVIQGRMKDGGGS, from the coding sequence ATGACAAAACTGTATAAAGACAGCGGCATACAAATCATCAATCAACGTCGACCGGGATATGTAATAGATCCGATTTTTATCAACCGCTGGTCACCGCGGGCTTTCGATCCGGAGCCGCTCGATGACAATATCATCCGGAGTTTGTTCGAAGCCGCCCGCTGGTCACCATCCTGTTATAACGAACAGCCGTGGCTGTTCTGTTATGCCACTTCACCGGATGATCTGAGGCGCTACCGCTCGGTTTTGAGCGAATTCAACCAAATCTGGACAGCCACCGCGCCGGTTGTCGGTTTTATTCTCGCTCGGCGGCGATTTGGCAAAAACAATAAATCAAATCACTGGGCGGAGTTCGATTGCGGAGCGGCCTGGATGGCGATGACGCTTCAGGCCCGGATGCTGGGCTTGTACACTCATGCCATGGCGGGATTCGATACCGAGAAAGCCAGCCAAACCCTGAATATCTCCCCGGATGATTATCGGGTAATCGCCGCTTTTGCCATTGGACGTTACGGCGACCGCGAAAAGCTTGATGACGATATGAAAAAATCCGAACAGCCCAATGACCGGAAGCCTTTAACCGAGATTGTCATTCAAGGCCGGATGAAGGATGGTGGCGGCAGTTAA
- a CDS encoding CBS domain-containing protein: MDTKRVKDLMVPLNEYATVSEDTTLLETIGKFEEAQRKRDRRRQPFRAVLVLDKEGRVVGKLGQLAFLKALEPERTVLGDMGKLAVAGVSAEFINSMMSHFRFFQDNLTDLCSRARYLKVKDVMHPVTECIDENASMGEAITKMVAWQTLSILVCRGQNREVVGLLRLSDLCQEVAEFMKSLPE, encoded by the coding sequence ATGGATACAAAGCGTGTCAAAGACTTGATGGTGCCGCTCAATGAATATGCGACGGTAAGCGAGGATACCACTTTGCTGGAAACCATCGGTAAATTTGAGGAGGCTCAAAGAAAACGCGATCGCCGACGCCAGCCGTTTCGCGCTGTCCTGGTTCTCGATAAGGAGGGCCGGGTGGTGGGCAAGCTGGGGCAACTGGCTTTTCTGAAGGCCCTGGAACCGGAGCGAACCGTCCTGGGGGATATGGGCAAACTGGCCGTGGCCGGTGTCAGCGCCGAGTTTATCAATTCCATGATGAGCCATTTCCGATTTTTCCAGGATAACCTGACCGATCTCTGCTCACGGGCACGGTATCTAAAAGTCAAGGATGTCATGCACCCGGTAACGGAGTGCATCGATGAAAATGCATCCATGGGCGAGGCCATTACCAAAATGGTGGCCTGGCAGACTCTTTCGATTCTGGTCTGCCGGGGACAAAACCGGGAGGTGGTCGGGCTTCTGAGATTATCCGATCTGTGCCAGGAAGTCGCCGAATTCATGAAATCTTTGCCGGAATGA
- a CDS encoding anion permease yields the protein MPKVLLVDDEDQFRESIAKRLRLREYDVIQVDNGEDAIKAARSDREIDVVLLDRKMPGMDGEQVLKELREFRPELQVIMLTAFASMESAMATGKLEAYAYMEKPCDFGELVKVIDSARADRVHLMARQEIPHVERGSFRKWLKGSHNSRPGIIILGIILFAVLVLMPTPDRLMTLLSSPKTGELSDPDLGYASYRKMEKGENVAHYYSKSSKMDKVSYDAEGKKVAEPLTPSEVATRAKIMLGVLLMAALFWASGAVPVGITALVVGVGMYFGGILQPDDIAGAYAKDAVIFIFGVLAMSKAIGKTGLDRRIGLLLLGPAKTLPRLLFIFLPLMAISCSIVSEHAMVAFIMPLFLMVYATSTRASGIKRDKALMVMLALTLCYTANSGGPGSPAAGGRNAIMMGILADYGIQPTFGQWVQYGMPFVPVMALVIATYFYFTFRNKIQVRDLNISAIVKDADQKIGPMNRNEYITAVILIGLIILWVTASDRFGMGGPVILAIVLLNIFRILRWRDIVSIPWDVVALYASASAIGKGLAVTGGALFMADSFINILPEFLRSGEWLAVAASLFTGLTTNFMSDGATVSAIGPITVPMAQIAATNPWMVGFATAFASSFAHTMIIGTPSNAIVYALAKDPITGEQLVTLGDFFRHGIIILLLSFVVLWGWTIFGYWRIIGF from the coding sequence ATGCCGAAAGTACTGCTGGTCGATGATGAGGATCAATTTCGCGAATCAATCGCCAAACGTCTGAGATTGAGAGAATATGACGTCATCCAGGTCGATAATGGCGAAGACGCCATCAAGGCCGCCCGGAGCGACCGGGAGATTGATGTCGTTCTCCTGGATCGGAAAATGCCGGGAATGGATGGCGAACAGGTCCTCAAGGAACTCAGGGAATTCCGGCCGGAATTACAGGTCATTATGCTGACGGCCTTCGCCAGCATGGAGTCGGCCATGGCAACCGGCAAGCTGGAAGCCTATGCTTATATGGAAAAACCCTGCGACTTCGGGGAGTTGGTCAAGGTTATCGATTCGGCTCGCGCCGATCGGGTTCACCTGATGGCCCGCCAGGAAATCCCCCATGTGGAGCGCGGTTCGTTCCGGAAGTGGCTTAAGGGATCGCATAATTCTCGGCCCGGTATAATTATTCTCGGTATCATCCTCTTTGCGGTTTTGGTTCTGATGCCCACCCCGGATCGCCTGATGACGCTCCTTTCGAGCCCCAAAACGGGTGAATTGAGTGATCCCGACCTGGGTTATGCGAGCTACCGGAAAATGGAAAAGGGCGAAAATGTGGCGCATTATTACAGCAAGTCCTCGAAGATGGATAAGGTGAGTTATGATGCTGAAGGCAAAAAAGTAGCCGAACCCCTGACTCCATCCGAGGTGGCCACGCGCGCCAAAATTATGCTCGGGGTCCTTCTCATGGCGGCCCTGTTCTGGGCCAGCGGAGCGGTTCCGGTGGGAATTACCGCCTTGGTGGTCGGGGTGGGAATGTATTTCGGCGGGATATTGCAGCCGGATGATATTGCCGGGGCTTATGCTAAGGATGCCGTCATATTCATTTTCGGTGTCCTGGCGATGTCCAAAGCAATCGGCAAAACCGGGCTTGACCGCCGGATCGGTCTTCTCCTGCTCGGCCCGGCGAAAACTCTGCCGCGGTTGCTTTTCATCTTTTTGCCATTGATGGCAATTTCCTGTTCAATTGTTTCTGAACATGCCATGGTGGCCTTCATTATGCCCCTGTTTCTGATGGTCTATGCCACCTCGACCCGCGCTTCGGGAATAAAACGAGATAAAGCCCTGATGGTTATGCTGGCTCTGACCCTCTGCTACACGGCCAATTCGGGCGGACCCGGATCTCCGGCCGCAGGCGGGCGCAATGCCATCATGATGGGCATTCTGGCCGATTATGGGATTCAACCCACTTTCGGGCAATGGGTCCAGTACGGCATGCCGTTCGTCCCGGTTATGGCCCTGGTTATCGCCACTTATTTCTATTTCACCTTCCGTAACAAAATCCAGGTCCGCGATCTTAATATCTCGGCCATTGTAAAGGATGCCGATCAGAAAATCGGACCGATGAATCGGAACGAATATATCACTGCCGTGATCCTGATCGGTTTGATCATCCTCTGGGTTACGGCCAGTGACAGATTCGGGATGGGCGGCCCGGTTATCCTGGCGATCGTCCTTCTTAATATTTTCCGTATCCTGCGATGGCGTGATATTGTCTCCATTCCCTGGGATGTGGTGGCTCTCTATGCCAGCGCCAGCGCCATCGGCAAAGGACTGGCGGTTACCGGGGGAGCCTTATTTATGGCCGACAGCTTTATAAATATCCTGCCGGAATTTCTGCGAAGCGGCGAATGGCTGGCGGTTGCCGCCAGTCTTTTTACCGGGCTGACGACCAATTTCATGTCCGATGGCGCCACTGTTTCGGCGATCGGGCCGATAACCGTGCCGATGGCCCAAATTGCCGCCACCAACCCATGGATGGTCGGCTTCGCCACCGCTTTCGCTTCATCTTTTGCCCATACCATGATAATCGGAACACCGAGCAATGCCATTGTCTATGCTCTGGCCAAGGATCCGATAACCGGAGAACAGCTGGTGACCCTGGGTGATTTCTTCCGGCATGGCATAATCATTCTCCTGCTTTCATTTGTAGTACTGTGGGGCTGGACCATCTTCGGTTACTGGAGAATTATAGGTTTTTAA
- a CDS encoding histidine kinase — MPEETRVVMAIFSVRKSRSLPDALPFRESHYRDLKRRHIIRLLLTYLAPLMILVVYFFYQYNQVILEGQRMHLRAIAENQANTLNLFLSERLVNLSNLIDDPKFHFPPESEAMPVYLRKLQSNSEAFVDIGYFDPAGVQEAYSGPFPMLEKRNYSSESWYRELIRGDSDFTITDIYLGFRERPHFTMAVRRMSDSQYVVLRATLSPEKIYDYIRSLEGAGEVFTSIVNQAGYYQLVTPHIGTILESSSFVPPREPRLGSEVISIQGNQVSYAYSWLRNADWALITQWASTQDTSIFSGFRLRLLLISAGLILVIMLIILNRAGKLVESQIDSDQTRAQLEHAAKLASIGELAAGIAHEINNPLAIINEEAGLAKDLIGSEFGEPITVQELVPHLNTIQESVFRCRDITRKLLGFVRRTDLDLKPHDIHFLIDGVVDGILGKEIEVSNITISREYGRDIPELVIDGNQFQQVLLNILNNGIDAIEGRPGKITITTERIGKNVLIAIADTGKGMTSDQREHIFVPFYTTKEVGKGTGLGLSVSYGIIKNLGGKIEVESKPGAGSRFSISLPLKPR; from the coding sequence TTGCCTGAGGAGACCCGGGTGGTTATGGCCATTTTTTCGGTAAGGAAATCAAGATCTCTTCCCGACGCTCTTCCTTTCAGGGAGAGCCATTACCGCGATCTCAAACGCCGTCATATCATCCGCCTGCTGTTGACCTACCTCGCCCCGCTGATGATTCTGGTGGTTTATTTTTTCTATCAGTACAACCAGGTAATTCTTGAGGGACAGCGAATGCATCTGCGGGCAATTGCCGAAAACCAGGCCAACACTCTCAACCTTTTTCTTTCGGAGCGGCTGGTTAATCTTTCCAACCTGATCGATGATCCCAAATTTCATTTTCCGCCCGAATCGGAGGCCATGCCGGTTTATCTCAGGAAACTGCAGAGTAACAGCGAGGCCTTTGTCGATATCGGTTATTTTGATCCGGCCGGGGTTCAGGAGGCGTATTCCGGTCCTTTTCCCATGCTCGAAAAACGTAACTACAGTTCGGAATCATGGTACCGCGAATTGATCCGGGGTGATTCCGATTTTACTATCACCGACATCTATTTGGGATTCCGGGAGCGCCCGCATTTCACCATGGCCGTCAGGCGGATGAGCGACAGCCAGTATGTGGTTCTTCGGGCCACTCTCAGCCCCGAAAAAATATACGACTATATCCGTTCGCTGGAAGGCGCCGGGGAAGTTTTCACCTCGATTGTCAACCAGGCCGGATATTACCAGCTGGTGACACCGCATATCGGCACGATTCTGGAATCCTCATCGTTTGTGCCTCCCCGTGAACCCCGGCTGGGGTCGGAGGTGATATCCATTCAGGGCAATCAGGTCAGCTATGCTTATTCCTGGCTTCGTAACGCCGACTGGGCGTTGATCACTCAGTGGGCCTCAACTCAGGACACCTCGATTTTCTCCGGTTTCCGCCTTAGACTGCTTTTAATATCGGCCGGGTTGATTTTGGTCATCATGCTGATAATACTGAATCGGGCCGGGAAACTGGTGGAATCCCAGATTGATTCCGATCAGACTCGCGCCCAGCTGGAACATGCCGCCAAACTGGCTTCGATCGGTGAACTGGCCGCCGGAATCGCCCACGAAATAAATAATCCCCTGGCCATTATCAATGAAGAAGCGGGTCTCGCCAAGGATCTGATCGGTTCCGAATTCGGCGAGCCGATCACTGTCCAGGAGCTGGTCCCGCATCTGAATACCATCCAGGAATCGGTCTTCCGGTGCCGCGATATCACCCGTAAACTGCTGGGTTTTGTGCGGCGGACCGATCTGGATTTGAAACCGCACGATATCCATTTCCTGATCGACGGTGTCGTGGATGGTATCCTGGGTAAGGAAATTGAGGTTTCCAATATCACCATCTCGCGCGAGTATGGCCGGGATATCCCCGAGTTGGTCATCGATGGTAATCAGTTTCAACAGGTGCTTCTGAATATTCTCAACAACGGGATCGATGCCATCGAAGGCCGGCCTGGAAAAATCACCATCACCACTGAGCGGATCGGGAAAAATGTCCTGATCGCCATTGCCGACACCGGCAAGGGTATGACATCCGATCAGCGCGAGCATATTTTTGTCCCTTTTTATACGACCAAGGAGGTGGGCAAGGGAACCGGACTGGGCCTGTCGGTCAGTTACGGCATAATCAAGAATCTGGGGGGTAAAATCGAAGTGGAAAGCAAACCCGGAGCCGGGAGCAGGTTTAGTATCAGCTTGCCCCTGAAACCTCGATAG